The following are encoded together in the Zingiber officinale cultivar Zhangliang chromosome 8A, Zo_v1.1, whole genome shotgun sequence genome:
- the LOC122012374 gene encoding small ubiquitin-related modifier 1-like, translating into MVKIEENKLNAATAVDNRISIKVISQDGNHLCMKMSRTTKLGKVMEVFCERKGLQLKSLSFTFDHRKVGEDQTPEQLGMEDGAEMEAHKSTFGG; encoded by the exons ATGGTCAAAATAGAGGAGAACAAGCTCAACGCCGCCACCGCCGTCGACAACAGAATCTCCATCAAAGTCATCAGCCAg GACGGTAACCATCTCTGCATGAAGATGAGCCGGACGACGAAGCTGGGCAAAGTGATGGAGGTGTTCTGCGAGCGCAAGGGCCTCCAGCTCAAGTCCTTGAGCTTCACCTTCGATCATCGGAAGGTCGGAGAAGATCAGACCCCGGAGCAA TTGGGGATGGAGGATGGCGCCGAGATGGAGGCGCACAAATCGACGTTCGGCGGGTGA